TGTGCGCGAGCACGGCGTGAGCCTCGTCGCCGAAATCGACGGCGTGGTGGTCGGCCATCTCGGCCTGCATCCGGAACAGAATCCGCGCCGGCGCCACGCGGCAGGGCTCGGCATGATGGTCGACGCGGCGCGTCACGGGCGCGGCATCGGCAGCCGGTTGCTCGCGGCCGCGATCGATCTCGCGGAAAACTGGCTGAACATCACGCGTCTCGAGTTGACCGTGTTCACCGACAACCGCGCGGCGATCGCGCTCTACGAGAAGCATGGCTTCCGGATCGAGGGTGAAGCGCCGGGCTATGCATTGCGCGATGGTGTGCATGAGTCCGTGTATCACATGGCGCGGATCAAGGCGCGGCAGTGAAGGCTCGGCCGACGCGTATCCGACAGCACGCGCGGCCGCGATGCCGCGCGTCATATTCATTCGAGAATTCGTTCGTTTTCCCCCGACTGTGCGCGTCGTATCGTTGAACGATTTGCCGGTCGCCTCGGCCGGCGTGCGCATTTCCGTAACGATCATGCGCGGCGTTGCACGTCGGCTGGTTTCATCGTCATCGCTTCATGGCTGTCTTTGCACAGCCGCTGCTTCGCGCGCCTCACCTTCCCGCAACCGTCTCTTTCAACGGACCCGCTTCGATGAAAACCGCTCTCCGGAATCTGACCGCCGCCTGCCTGCTCGCCGCCGCGGGTGCGGCGCTTGCCGCCGCCACGCCTACCGGCGCCCCGGTGGCGAGCGCGTCGCCTGACGGCGCGCACCTGCCGCCCGGCATCGCGTGGCAGCACGGCGACGTCGACGCCGCCTTCGCGTTGGCGAAGCGCACCGGCAAGCCGCTGCTGCTCTACTGGGGCGCGGTGTGGTGCCCGTCATGCAACCAGGTGAAGTCGACGATCTTCAGTCAGCAGGCATTCAAGACCCGTTCGTCGTTCTTCGTGCCCGTGTATCTCGACGGCGATACCGAAAGCGCGCAGAAGCTCGGCGAGCGTTTCAAGGTGCACGGCTATCCGACGATGATCCTGTTCCGTCCCGACGGCACCGAGGTGACGCGGTTGCCGGGCGAAGCCGATCTCGATCGCTACATGCAGGCGCTGTCGCTCGGGATGACGGCCGCGCACCCGGTGCGGCAGACGCTCGCGACCGCACTGAAGAACGGTGCGTCGCTGACACCGGACGAATGGCGCCTGCTGGCCGACTATTCATGGGATACCGACGGTGCGCTGCCGGTGCAGGCCGATCGCGTCGCCGAGACGCTGCAGTCGCTCGCGCAACGCGCGCGGACGGCCGGCGCGAAGGCCGAATCGGCGCGCTTCGCGTTGAAGTCGGCGGTGGTCGCCGCGTCCGACGATCCGGCGCAGGCCGGTGCGCTCGACAAGGCGGCGCTTGCCGATTCGTTGCGCACGGTGCTGCAGGATCCTGCGTTGTCGCGTGCCGATTCGGATGTGCTGGTTGCGGCGCCCGCGCGCGTGGTTGCGTATCTCGGCGGCGACGACGCGCAGCGCACGAAATTGCGCGGTGCGTACGATGCGGCGCTCGCGCGCCTGTCGACCGATACCACGCTGTCGTCGATCGACCGGCTGATGGCGCTGCACGGCCGCGTGCTGCTCGCCCGCGGCGATGCACGCAAGGGTGCACCGCTGGCGGCGCCGGCGCTGGCCGACACGGCGCGCAAGCAGATCGCCGCGTCGGTGCAGGGCGCCGCGAATGCATACGAGCGGCAGGCGCTCGTCAGCGAAGGTGCGGACACGCTGACCGACGCCGGGCTGTACGACGAGTCGGATGCGTTGCTGAAGACCGAGCTGACGCGTTCGTCCACGCCGTACTACTTCATGTCCGGGCTGGCTGCGAATGCGAAGGCGCGCGGCGACAAGGCCGCGGCGCTCGACTGGTACCGCAAGGCCTATGATTCGGCGAGCGGGCCGGCCACGAAGCTGCGCTGGGGCGCGACCTACTTTGCGAATGCGGTCCAACTGGCGCCGGACGATTCGGCGCGCATCGAAGGGATTGCCGCGAGCGTGCTCGCGCAGGCCGACAAGACGCGGGACGCGTTCTACGGCGCGAACCTGCGTGCGCTGACCAAGGTCGTCACGCAGTTGAACCGCTGGCGCGGCAGCGGTGCACACGAGGCATCGGTTAAATCGATCGCGAAGCAGTTCGACGGCATCTGTGGGAAACTGCCCGCCGGCGATCCGCAGGCAAGTGCCTGCGCGCGCTTGATCCAGCCGGTCAAGGCATAGCATCCGGTGGCGCAGCGCAGGCTTTCGGGATGCCGGCCGGCGCTTTTCCCGATACCAACGAGGCCACCGACACCATGCCCCACCTGACGCTCGAATATTCCGCGAACCTCGACGGGTTCGACGCCGGCGCAACCTTGCGCGCACTTAATACCGCGCTTGCCGCGTCCGGCCATTTCGATGAGCTCGACATCAAGAGCCGCGCGCTGCGGTTCGATACATTCGCGGTCGGTACGTCGTCGGCGCCGCGCGCGTTCGTCCACGCGAAGCTCGCGGTGCTGAGCGGCCGGACGACCGACGTCAAGCGCGAACTCTCGGAGCAGGTGCTGGCGGAACTGAAGCGGCACGTCGTCGCGCCGTCCGGCACGCACCTGCAGCTGTGTGCGGAAATACTCGAACTGGAACGCGAGTCCTACGCGAAAGCGAGCATCGAGCCGCGCTGAGCGAGCGGTGCGGCGCGCGCTGCGCGGGCCGGGAACGTGGCGCTGACGCGCGCGCAGCCGGCGGATTCGGAACCGGATTATTGGCCCGGGGAGTACGCGCCGCGATTGCCATAGCCGGCGCCCGCATCATGCGGCGCACCCTGCTGCCGGGCGATCTTTGCCTCGGCGGCCTGAATGCTGGCCGGGTAGAACCAGTCGCTCGGCTGGAAGCCGGCTTTTCTCAGCGCAACCACTTCAGAATGAACTTCGGCGCGCGTGAGCGGCTGGTTGGCTTGCGCCTGCGCGGCGACGGGAGCGGCGAAGGCGGCAGCGAGGGCGATGGAGCGGATGAGCGGGTTCATGAGCGGATACCTCCAGGTTTTCGACGGTGCCGATCGCATACGGTGACCGTCGAAAGCAGTGTAGGCGCCGCCCGACGCGCGAAAAATGCCGCTGGGACCAACGTAGTGTTCTGCTGCGGACAACAATGAGTGAGCCGGCGAGAGCGCCTGGGCGGCGTGCGGCAAAAAGGGGGAGGAGCGGAGGAGAAGCCGGCCGCATCGCCGCGGCCGGCGGGCAGCGGCCCGGAGACGGGCCGCTGCGGAGCTGTTACACGAGCCCCGTCGAGTAGTACACGGCGATCACGAAGAACACGGCGAGTGTCTTGATGATCGTGACCGCGAAGATGTCGCGATACGACTCGCGGTGCGTGAGGCCCGTGACCGCGAGCAGCGTGATCACCGCGCCGTTGTGCGGCAGCGTGTCCATGCCGCCGCTCGCCATCGCGACGACCCGGTGCAGCACGTCCAGCGGGATATTCGCGGCCTGCGCACCCTTGATGAACAGATCCGACATCGCGGCGAGCGCGATGCTCATGCCGCCCGACGCCGAGCCCGTGATGCCGGCGAGCGAGCTGACCGACACGGCCGCGTTGACGAGCGGGTTCGGAATGCTCTTCAGTGCATCGCTGACGACGAGGAAGCCCGGCAGCGCGGCGATCACGCCGCCGAAGCCATATTCCGACGCGGTGTTCATCGCGGCGAGCAGCGCGCCGGCGACGGCGGCCTTCGAACCGGTCGCGAAACGGCCGCTCACGCGCTTGAACGCGGTCAGGATGACCAGCACGATACCGAGCAGCAGCGCGGCCTCGACCGACCAGATCGCGACGACGGTCTTGATCGACGTCGTGACCGGCGCGTGCACGCCGGGCAGCACGTCCGGCGCGACCGTGTACGACGCGGCGCCGTACCACTGCGGAATCAGCTTCGTGAATGCGAAGTTCGACACGCCGACGAGGATCAGCGGCAGGATCGCGAGCGCGGGATGCGGCAGCGACGTGGTCTCGACGCGCTCCGGCTCGTTGACGAGCGACGTGCCGTAGCCTTCACCCTTCGCCATCGCCGTACGGCGGCGCCATTCGAGATACGTGAGGCCGACGACGATGATGAACAGCGAGCCGATCGTGCCGAGCGCGGGCGCGGCCCAGGCAGTCGTCTTGAAGAACGTGGTCGGGATGATGTTCTGGATCTGCGGGGTGCCGGGCAGCGAATCCATCGTGAACGAGAACGCGCCGAGCGCGATCGCGCCGGGCATCAGCCGTTTCGGGATGTTGCTCTGGCGATAGAGTTCGGCCGCGAACGGATAGACCGCGAACACCACGACGAACAGCGACACGCCGCCATAGGTGAGCAGCGCGCACACCGCGACGATCACCGCATTCGCGCGTGAACGGCCGATGTAGCGGATCGCCGCATGGACGATCGACTCGGAGAACCCGGAGAGTTCGATCACCTTGCCGAACACTGCGCCGAGCATGAACACCGGGAAATACAGTTTGACGAAGCCGACCATCTTCTCCATGAAGATGCCGGAGAAGACCGGTGCGACGGCGGCGGGTTCGGTCAGGAGCACCGCGCCGAGCGCGGCGATCGGCGCGAACAGGATCACGCTGTAGCCGCGATACGCGGCGAACATCAGGAACGCCAGCGCGGCGAGGACGATCACGAAAGACAAGGGAGTCTCCTAATGGCTTTGGTTGTTGTTCGATCGCGCGATGCGCCGCGGACCGGCTCAGGTTCGTGCAGGTTTCGTGCCATCGGCCGGATTGCGCCGCCGGACGTGGGTCCGCCGGAGATCGGCGGGCCCGCGCCGGTCGTTGTCTGAGGATTCTACATAAAACGTCTCCATTCGGAGACGAAATGGCTGTCCGGCCAGCTCGTGGAGTCGGGCAGGGCTTTCCCGGACAACGCATTGCGGCGTGTCTCCAGAGTGAGATAATCCGTCTCGTTCTGGAGACAACCGGTCGAAAATACACGGAGACGAAGACACGATGATGAACGACTGGGCCCGCCTGCCCGTCAACTACGGCGACGTGCTGCGGCGCGCCGCCGAGTCGCTGTTCCGGACCTTCGAGGATTCGAGCGCGGGCACGGTGGTCGTCGATCGCGATGCGCGCGTCGTGTGGATGAACGAGCGGTACGCGGCGCGCTTCGGCTTCGCCGATCCGCAGCAGGCCGTCGGCCTCGACTGCGAGGCCGTGATCCCGAACAGCCTGATGCGCGAGGTCGTGTCGACCGGGCAGCCGATCCTGCTCGACATCATGGAGACGGGCCGCGAGCCGCTCGTCGTCACGCGCCTGCCGCTGAAGAACGAGGCGGGCGAGACGG
This window of the Burkholderia lata genome carries:
- a CDS encoding 5-carboxymethyl-2-hydroxymuconate Delta-isomerase, coding for MPHLTLEYSANLDGFDAGATLRALNTALAASGHFDELDIKSRALRFDTFAVGTSSAPRAFVHAKLAVLSGRTTDVKRELSEQVLAELKRHVVAPSGTHLQLCAEILELERESYAKASIEPR
- a CDS encoding GNAT family N-acetyltransferase: MTDIKIRHSETHDIDAIRQIAAHPTVYANTLQHPFPSFEKWQKRLDGVREHGVSLVAEIDGVVVGHLGLHPEQNPRRRHAAGLGMMVDAARHGRGIGSRLLAAAIDLAENWLNITRLELTVFTDNRAAIALYEKHGFRIEGEAPGYALRDGVHESVYHMARIKARQ
- a CDS encoding GntP family permease → MSFVIVLAALAFLMFAAYRGYSVILFAPIAALGAVLLTEPAAVAPVFSGIFMEKMVGFVKLYFPVFMLGAVFGKVIELSGFSESIVHAAIRYIGRSRANAVIVAVCALLTYGGVSLFVVVFAVYPFAAELYRQSNIPKRLMPGAIALGAFSFTMDSLPGTPQIQNIIPTTFFKTTAWAAPALGTIGSLFIIVVGLTYLEWRRRTAMAKGEGYGTSLVNEPERVETTSLPHPALAILPLILVGVSNFAFTKLIPQWYGAASYTVAPDVLPGVHAPVTTSIKTVVAIWSVEAALLLGIVLVILTAFKRVSGRFATGSKAAVAGALLAAMNTASEYGFGGVIAALPGFLVVSDALKSIPNPLVNAAVSVSSLAGITGSASGGMSIALAAMSDLFIKGAQAANIPLDVLHRVVAMASGGMDTLPHNGAVITLLAVTGLTHRESYRDIFAVTIIKTLAVFFVIAVYYSTGLV
- a CDS encoding thioredoxin family protein, with translation MKTALRNLTAACLLAAAGAALAAATPTGAPVASASPDGAHLPPGIAWQHGDVDAAFALAKRTGKPLLLYWGAVWCPSCNQVKSTIFSQQAFKTRSSFFVPVYLDGDTESAQKLGERFKVHGYPTMILFRPDGTEVTRLPGEADLDRYMQALSLGMTAAHPVRQTLATALKNGASLTPDEWRLLADYSWDTDGALPVQADRVAETLQSLAQRARTAGAKAESARFALKSAVVAASDDPAQAGALDKAALADSLRTVLQDPALSRADSDVLVAAPARVVAYLGGDDAQRTKLRGAYDAALARLSTDTTLSSIDRLMALHGRVLLARGDARKGAPLAAPALADTARKQIAASVQGAANAYERQALVSEGADTLTDAGLYDESDALLKTELTRSSTPYYFMSGLAANAKARGDKAAALDWYRKAYDSASGPATKLRWGATYFANAVQLAPDDSARIEGIAASVLAQADKTRDAFYGANLRALTKVVTQLNRWRGSGAHEASVKSIAKQFDGICGKLPAGDPQASACARLIQPVKA
- a CDS encoding DUF4148 domain-containing protein, with translation MNPLIRSIALAAAFAAPVAAQAQANQPLTRAEVHSEVVALRKAGFQPSDWFYPASIQAAEAKIARQQGAPHDAGAGYGNRGAYSPGQ